ACAGTCTTTTGTGGCTTCATAGGATCTATTAACGGACTTATCAATTATTTGCCTTTTCAAAGAACATGTCCAAACACAAGCTGTTTCTTCAAAGTTAGAGTCTTCTTTACCTTCTATTGTATTTTCATTGGGACATCCTCTTATTATTACACATAATCCTCCAAGGACACATCCCTctaaaaaaaggttttttctATCATGTTActataatataagtaaatataataatttaaaaattaaagtgaatACTAACCTGTACTGATCTCGATTCCTAAACTTACGAATACTTAAGTGTTATCATCTGATACATCATAGAGGACCAGAATTCCTGCGTCTCCCTATAAAGAGCATATGTTTATTGTTGATAGAGCTCTTACATCTCCTCATGAAGTATCAAAGCCTCCTATTGATATACCTCTTACATCTTTCTATGAAGCATTGATGTTTGATGTTAATAGAGCTCTTACATTTCCTTACGAAGCATTGATACATATTCTTGATGTAACTCCTACATCTCCACATGAAACATCAATGTCTATTAGTGATAGAGCTCATGCATCTCCTTCCATATCATTGTTCCCTATTGTTGAAAGAGTTGCTACCACTCACCCTGCATCATTTTAGTCTCCTTGTCAAGTTTCTACTACAACAAAGAGATGATCATGGATTCATGTTACATGAGGAGTTGCTAGAGATGGTCTTCTGATACACAATTATGCGTACTCTCATGAAATAAGTGCCTTGTAAGGAAAACCCTTGATACTCTTAGGGGTGGGAGGCATTGGACATAGACACTCGTGGATGGGATACATATACATGATAAGAGGCCCTTTAAAACTCTCGAGGGTGGGAGGAGTAAGAGATAGGGACTTGTGGATGAGACACTTATCCATGAGGAGAACCGTCAGGGATAATAGGGTAAGACCCTTATGATAAGGAAATCCTTAAATGGATAGATACGATAGAGATGCGAGGGTTAACCACCCATATAGAGGATACCCGAGTCAAGGGGTTATCATGGGGACATGAGGGATCTGAGACATAGTGGTGGAGAACCATGACAACCCAACAAAAGGTGCCTAGAAAGTAGAGCAATAACCTCGATAGGGTATACTCCTCGTCATCAGTTTTGTCACCTTATCATCTAATAAGGTATCTGGTGTCTATTCTCCCATAAACTCCAAAGCTCGTATGTATGACTCAGACTCTCATTCAAGCTCAGTTAGACATAATGTAGTTGTAATCACGTTCTAAAACATAAtggattttataaaaattaatcaaatggaAGATAAACCGATAAACTATAAATCTAAGAATGACCAAGTTACCAAAGGCACATTCCAAATTTTCCCAACGTCATCCCAACTCAACAATACAATGGTTATCCACTTTATTATATAAGGGACCCGATCATTTGCTTTGAAAGTGTCATAAGGTAATAGGTTTCTAATCATCTTATAAATCTGATATTGTACAATGGACAACATttatagttaatatttataattgtatgtaatgatttttaactttaaagatTATGCAACACTTACCTAAAATGTAATGAGGAATCTCATAATATTATAGTTAGCCACTAGGATCAACCTCATGTAAGAGagttaatattatagataatatttatatttgctATGTATGCCTCATCACATGGAATTTACTGTCTTATTCCATGACACCAAATCCCATGGGTATCGACTAAATGCATTAAGATCGTCACAAAAAATGATCATATATGACATTTTTATTGTTCACCCCTAATAGTCttaaaaacattaaatacaATGTTGCAAACTTCACAACATTCTCGTCATTGTCTCCTCAAATTTGTGTCTCAATTGCATTTTTGATATCCAAATACGTTAATAACTTGTGAATACCTGAGAAATATTCCTCTTTCAATTGAGACTGCTCCGCACAATCAACGTAATTAGACACCTTTATGTTATGCTCAAAGATTAGACCAATGATAAGCGCAAACTCAATAGGGTTAAATCAAAGCTTAACACAGTTTAATTTAAACCACATTTCTCACACTTGGTTCCCTCCAGTTGATCATACAAAATAACAGTACATGCATAAAAACAACACTAAACTTTGGCTCCTCTATATCCAATAAGTGCCTAAAACAGGTTGTCCTAAATATTGTTCTCTAAGTTATCATGAGTTTCTCCCTAAAGACAGTCATGATGTCCATTTTCATCTGAAGCGTcatgtgaaattgaaatttgaatgccTCATGGAACTTGTACACCCCTTTTTAGCAATTGATCACGTATTCCTGGAATAATTAACTATATTAGTGATTATATTGGTATAAGATTCATAAAAtgtataataacaattataccaAGGGTTGAAGAACAAGTTGGTAAGGTAGACAATGAATGGTCAGTGACCTCAACTACTAATTCTTCCAAATAAATCCCAAAATGTCAACTAAAATCATCTTTAAGTATGCtcaaaacaataaatcaaatctCATTTTCCTACCAAATTCAAAATCTAACAAGCCTTGAGTAAAACTTTATGCATAATCtaacaaaattatgcataaatttCTACTCAGGTTAGGTTGGCAAAGTTGACAAGCCTTGGCAATATTGCCAAGCTTAGGGAGGTTGCCAACCAGTTCTTACCTAAACCACAACAACCTAGGTTTAAAACATGTTCATCCAACCCTTAAATGCATAAACAACAATCCATAAACaacaatttattcaacaaaTTCATAAACAACAATTCATTCAACATGCCCATAAATATAAAACCATTCAACATGTCAAAAATCGAGAAAGAAACTCACTTGTCTTTTCACTATTGCATATAGGTTGCCAATCCTAGATGTTGTATCGTTGTCGTCAGTGTGATGGGTAAAGGCATTGGCGTCATCGTTGACTTTGATAGGTGAAGCCTTTAGTGTCATCGTTGGCTTTGATCAGTGAAGACTTTAATCAAATCATCATGGTAGCAAGATTCCACAAATTAGTGATCATCACAGTAGCAAGATTTCACATATAAGTGGTTGGTTGCTTGAAAATGCTTAAATGGTTGAAGGGATGCTTGAAGGGTGTTTGTCTAGTTGCTGGAAAATCCATATAAAGATGCAGATTCTCACCAAAGGCCAAAAACTGTTAGACTTCAATTTTCGTTTCATATGTGAGCAATAATGAGGTCAAAATTCACACATGAATAGTAACTGCCAACACTAGATGGTCAAACGAGAGGCATTTTCAGAATTTTGCTTAAATGTTTAGACCTTTATTTGTGTGGTAATTTTGTATATCAAGTTGCTTTTTGTGGCAAAAATTGTAATATccctataatttattatttttcttttcctaaaaataatctttccatattttttattttttattctttctcctTTTATCATCATCAGTTTCACCACCAATCATTGATAATCCTCTCTACTCTATCTTTATTAGTAACCCCTTTATCACACATCTTCTTTCTCCTTCCCTCATTTTCACAACCAATTATTGTTCATCCTCTTTCTTTTCCCATCTTCACCACTAACACCATTAATCATCTTTCTCTTCCAATCATCTTTACCAACaatcattcttcttcttttgtcatCTCCACCACTGCACTTCCATTTTTCATTTACATTGCTaatagtataaacaaattacTTTTCACCCTAACTCTTTTAGCATAATGTCCAAATATACGTTTTGACTTAGGCCAAATAACCTAGGTAATTTATCATGACAGATCTTTATTTTGAGCATACAGGTTGCTTCTCCTAGGTTGTTTATAAAGAATCACTTGGATGACGAAACTTTCACTTATTGCAAGtttgatatatcattttaaataatcaatatgtcATCAATATACATATTAGAAATGTCGTTGCGCTTCTATTAACctttttatacatacataacTCATCAGATTTAGAATACCTCGAAAAGATATACTTATCAGATTTAGAGTTTAGcttatttaaagttaatttttttaacgtAAGTGTTGCAAcaccaaattttcaaataagttaAGTTAGGCTTTTGACACCTCTATAACTCATATAGACTTCTATCTATATATTTGGACAATGGTTAGTTTAGCACATAGACCATTGTCTCTATGGTATACTCACAAAACACTATAGCAAAACTCATCATAAATTGAATCATATCCATCAAGGTTTGATTTATCCGTTCAGATACACAATTATGTTATAGACTTATAATGTACCAAGAGAAGTGGGTTGTGATACTATCTCATATTCATTTagctatttattaaattttgtattcaatTATTCTCCTCCTCAATTACATCAAAGGATATAATacttttgtctaattgattttttatttcatttttaaatccctttgaatttttaaaatgattcagACTTGTGTCTCATTAAAAGCATATAGTTATATCTAttgaaatcatcaataaatgtaaaAAGTATGAATAGTCACTTTTGACAAGTACTATTAGAGGCTCACATACGTCATTATGAATGATGTTTAACAATTTTGCAACCTTTTCACTATATCCAACAAAAGGTGATTTAGACATCTTGCCTAAAAGTCATGAGTTGTATTCATCAAATGATTAAAGGTCAAATGATTCCAAAACTCTATCATTTTGGGGTTTCAAAATATGAGTCGGGTTTGCATGATCAACTTTACAGTATCATAGATATGTAAGATCTAGTTCACCATGTTTAGCTTTCTTAACATCAAGattaagaatattattattatttaaaggccaaacgactattttccacccaaagtattctctaatctcaagttttcacctcttaactttgaaaatctcaaacacccacttatgagtggttaaaattaacagttttaaagaaaaaatcatcattttatctgtaatattaaaaataagcaaaaatttaatctcattttcttttcctaacccaagttttaaaaaatgatagttttttcttagggtttagttGCTAGATCTCCAATGTCAAATCCAACATCATCACTAGCAATAAATATCTTTCGATGTCTCCTCTCCCTCTGATGGTCAAGCTTCTCTCGTTTGGAAGCTTGGACGATATCGATTGACGTCAAAAATAGACCTTAGCTTCGTTGGAAAGACGAAGCTGTTTGTCTTCCTTGATGAAGACAAGATCCGATGAAGATGATAGGTTTAGGACTGTCAGCCAGAAGGAAAGATGGTGAAGGAGTGACTAttggaggaagagaaaggagatgcCGTCGGAGAAGTGTCGGAGATGGCATCAGATTTTGAAAgccaaaccctagggggaaatgtcattttttaaaatttggcctataggggaaattgttagtttttagggtttaaggggagaaaagagataaaattttaaggggtgaaaaaggataaaattttaaagggttagagtTTCATTAGTTTTAACCACTTATAGGTGGTTATTTGGGAGTTTTACAGTTAAGAggtagaaacttgagattagagaatactttggatggaaaaaagtcctttggccttatttaaaTCAAGAACATACAAACTATTATTTAAAGACGTAGTTTCATAGCTAATACCTTTcgaaaaaacattaataatccTTTACTAATGTTAAAACAGTATAAGTAGACACATAAATTATGTTTCTAGATACTGATGGAACAAAATATAAGTACCTAAGTtctttaaatatcaataaaatcttaGCAAATTTGttcaaagttaaaataattgcTGTATCCTTGCATGCATAAATCAATTAACAGTGCAATTTAAGTTGGGGAATGTTGGATTTAATGACAACTTGTAATAGTAAGACAAATCCTACaatgaaatatgaataaaaatactcaatttaaatgaaaataaatatgtagtatttgaataatatttaaaatttgacacTTGATACTTGAACTCAAGACAGACATTCCAATTTTAAACAACTATAATTGGAATTAGAATGAGCCTTCCCATTCATTCCAATTCCTTCAGTATGCAATAATAAGCTTGTTCTTGAATGGAACGACTTGAAAAATTATGGATTGGATTTGTAGAATTGGCTTGTGCTTGACTTCAATCATATGGACGAGTGTTCTATGTCCAGGTTTTTTTGAGTAGAACAATGAACGGATCTCGTTCAATTTAGAACAACCTAAGATCAAAGCTTTGGAACAAACATTCCATGAATTCggcaaaattttataaatgtccAAAAGACTCAATATGCTTTACTTGATATAGAATTGCTTAATAAAGATGTTTTAGAGAAACTGAATGTTTTTTCATCTAGAATTTATTTAGATTGAATCTAAAGTTCGTTTACCTTGGTTTAACTGGGCACCTCTCAGGTTGTCTtactataaaaattatatctccAGCACTGTTATACATGTCCTGATTACGGTGCCATGTCCACAAAGCATGTGTCTCATTTTTCACCTGCAAGCCATATATTTCCATTACTACTCAGAAACTTTAATGTCAGAATAGAACTATCTCAGCTGAAAATTCTATAAAAGTATTTTGGAAGTCTAATTCATATGTCCCAGTACTAGCAAAGAGACAAAGAGAGTGAGACAGACCTCTAAAACACCATGGCCAAAGCTGCTTTCACGGTAAGCGCTATAATCAGGCTGCCGGTCCCAACAGAATTTACCCGCTGCTGGCCCTGATGTGAAATTGAATGCACAGAAACCACCCAATATTTTATCTACAGTGCTTGATGGTGGTGGACAGTTTCCATCTTCATCAGCATGAGTAATTGCCATTTTCTCTCGATTGCCACCATCGCCTACTGTTATGTATACAGGACCACAGGGGTCCAGAGTGTAGTTATATACTCGGTTTGATCTCTCATAGGCATGAACCTGGTGAATGTGACCAAAACCCGTTTATGCAAATGATACAAACCAGATAAATACACAACTTATACCTAAACTAAACATAATTGGATGAGGTATAACTTTACACTTACATGTCCATTGAAGACTATGTCAACACCATACTTGTATAGTAATTCTTCCATTGCTACCCTCATGCATTCGGCTTCTCTGTAATGTGCAGTATAGGTGCTATACCAAGGAGGATGCCATGTCGCCACCAACCATGGAGTCACTTCTCTATTGACTTTTGCCAGGTCTCTTTTCAACCACTTGTATTGCTCCCCTGTAGTAGATAAACTAGAACAGGATCATTAGCCACAAAATTGTACTGAACATGGTGTATGGGAATAAACTGGTCCACAAGTTCACCTGATTTATTATAGGAAATGTAAGCACCAACCATGATGAAATGTATTCCACCTGCATTGAAAGAATAATAGAATGTCGATGGCGATCCACTCTCGTTGTGAGGGAATGCAAATCGAGAACTGTAAGCAACAAAAGTCTTATTTTCAGCCTGCTCTTCATACTCATGGTTCCCTTCTACAACCATTATCGGAACTTTAGACACTAGAGGCTGCATAAATCTGTTAACAAACCAAACTTCTCAGAAATCAGCAGAAGCAATCTTTCTGACATTTGCGTTCATAACGTACAAAGTTTTACCTTCCCCAATAATCCCAACGAGGCTGATAGGTTTCATGAATCGGAGTGCTCGAAAATGAGAAAGAATAGGAATCAGCCCCAGTTCCATTAGTCAGATACAAGTTTGCATAAGTTACATCACCGACCAAGAGAATAAGATCAGGACGGTTGCTTATCATATGGCTGACTGTTGAAGTTGTATTATAAGTGAGCCCAAGGTCCCCAACAATTGCAATTCTACCGGGGTAACTTCTGGGATTGGAATCAGGCATTGTCCTAAAATAATAGATTTCACTCACTGCCCGTATTGAAGGATCTCCGCACTGATAATAATATAAGGTGTCTGGTTTCAAACCTGCCAAACCACTGTGAATTACCTcccaaattttgtaaattaaatgtaaaatcaGTTATATAATTGCAATCATACCTCTGAGACGAACATGGTGTATGATTCCGGAAGTGTAGTTTTGAAGGCCTTCAAAAGGATAAAGTTGGTTGTAAACTTGGGAATATCCTGTTGCCTGATGAATCAAAGGATCTGGCAGCATTCCATATTGAACAACGCTTGCTACAGATTTTGGATCTAATGATTCTATGTTGTCACCAATTTGGAACTCCCctgaaaattcaatttcagaTGTATCTGTTAATTAGATTCCAAAGCAAAATTGGCCATAGGCTGACAGCACACTAAGTAACTAGATTCAATGGTTActgatcaattaaatttttcattttccttttaaaattcTTGAGCTTTCATCTAATTTTCTAGGAAGATTCTGTATACCAGGACATTGGATAACCATGGAAtgaaattacatcaaataataatgaattgaaaaagggaaagataatgaaatttgttaaaaaGACATTTCCTCAAACGTTAACTTCATCTTGAAACCTCAACCTTCATCAACTCTATCAATAACACTACTTGTAAGAGTCATCTAATTCGGCCCTAGTCCATATTGAATAAATGCATAAGCTCAATTCAGCCAACATTAATTTTCTGTATTGACTCTAAAACCCACAAAAGATTCCtttcaaaattcttaaaagTCAGAAAATTATCGGTTCCACACCCAAAAAGTCAAGATAATAACTTAATCTTGACTTTTGTACCACTTAATTAGTACAATTAACATAATGAAATGAAAGCTatcaagaaagagaaagaagtgAATGAGAAGAAGGAGACCTGTGATCCAAGATATCCAAACAGAGTCATAGGTTGAAGAAAGAGAGACAGAGATTTGCTCAGGCTCAAAGCCGTGGACTATTCTCTGAACACGAGGGTCAGTGGGAGGCAAGTCAATGGCGTTTCCTCGGAAGCTCTTGTCGAGAGGTTTTGTGTAAGGCTTGAAAGGTCCGTCAAGAGTGGTGGTAATCTGACTATCGTCACCTCCAGCACACGTAAATGAAGCAATGAGGGCAACTAGAAGCGTTGAGACACTCGTTGCCATTTGTTTAGCCATTCGCATGCAAGCAGAGGAGCTTGCAGGTGTTGCGAGAAACGAGAAATCAACGGATTGAAGAGAGGATAAAATATATGCAATTCTTAGGTGGCATGCCTTCCGggcttcctttttttttatttttttcttttttttaacataaataagaTCATGCTTAACActtataattaaacattaaaaatatatatattttagttattttcctattttctattttccatttttctaatattctttttctAAAAGTGTTGTAAGAAACAAGAAATCAACCGATTAAAATGagactaaaatatatataattcttaggtgatattttttaatgtttaattataaatattaaacatgTTCTTATTTatgttagaaattaaaaaaaaggtagaaAGACATTTTCTATCTAaagtttgttaaaataataaattttcactctctcaatttaaaaaagtcaaattatcacatattatttacttttgcttgaaattttcattaAGTAAAAAGGTATAAAGgttattttacataattttttctattttctcttttctttttttgttaattttctcttttcaaccgTTTAGGGggcaaacaaaatttttaaaaatattaataaaatttttaggaggttttgggaaattgaaaaaaagtcCAGgagtgttttaaaattttagtatatctcttaataattttttaaagaataattacacatttaaataactaactaaaatataatattttagagttaattagagttttgatatattttttgagattaataaagatatatttgtaatttaatatttataataaatattaatactaattttgtaattttaatagaacTCATCGGAGTCAATAAAAGTGgtaatttgtaatttcattaaaccttgggtaaGAAATAGCTATTTTGCCATgacaacaatattttaatatattattgttttgacatatttataatttattaatataatataattttattttttacgtGTTTTATACAACTTtatgaaagtaaaataaaaaatatattcttatatcTATTCAATGTTGCATTAAAAAccgaaaaaatttaaataatacaaaaaatacataatttataagtATCTAgttagattttgaaatatgtaaatttagtaagaatattattgacaaaagaaaatattgttcatttaaatatctttatattaagataaaagccaaacattttaattttttgcttaaatttgataaacagatctatgtttaaaaaacaaacaaatctaCAACATCTTAATCTATTAAAATGAGTTATACTGAGCCTTaagatcaaaaaaaaaaaaaaaaaaaaaacaaataatcctTTCATTGATGACGGATTAAAGGCAAGatttttacaagtttttaagaaaaataattttacatctaATTTTTGTgaagattatatataaatttttgcaGTTTAAAAGTAGTAATGTATAAAAGCGATTACAAGTTAATAAAGTCATTATTcttaataggccaaaggactattttccacccaaagtatgctgattttctaaagttttccctattaactttgaaaatctcatttattcacCTATAAtcgattaaaattaacggaaccctaacccctgaaaagttaatctcattttcccccctaaaagtttaaaaactaacattttatcccctaagtcaagttttaaaaaatcacattcctccctcagggtttagtttcaaaatctcGTCACTTTCTCCGGCTCCATCATCAACCGTCTCTTCCTCCAGACGGTTTCCCTTCATCCGATGGCCTACCTCAACTTCACTCCAATCCCTCTGATACCAAGAAACATcgtctaggaagagaaatcatcttcttAGATGAAGACGAGATGACTCATCTTCCTTTGAGAAGACGACTTGTCTTTGTCTGGGAAAATGATTTCTCTTTCTAGATAACGTCTCTTGACGTCGGAGGGGTTGGGGTGAAGTTGAGGCTGGTCGTCAGAGGAAGGAAAATCGTCCAGAGGGAGAGACGACCAGcgatggcaccggagaaagtgacaggattttgaaactaaaccctaggggggcaacgtgatttttcaaacttggtttaggggagaaaagttagttttttaaatttagggggaaaaaataaaatcatatttaagtttatttttaatattaaatataaaataacaattttactcttaaaattaatagatttaaatagttatggatgggtaaatgagatttttaaagttaatggaggaaactttggaaaatcagcatactttgggtgggaaatagtcctttggccttcatgATACAACAAAGAATGCATGCATAGTGACAAAATGGAATCTCTTTATAGAAATCtgtatttaattcaatataataaaattatattaatgatcTACTAAAGGATAAGGgatattgtcattttttatagtatttgggtcaataaaataatttaattataatgggtttatataatattaatcaacACTTTAgagattatataatatagttaaaCGACCAATATAATACTCGTTTTACCTTTATCTCTAAACTTAAATAAACCTTAATCGCATCTTatcttttttatctaaaattcaattaaaaatcaaagaaatctaatgaaaaatttatcttaatctAAGTATGCaaatatttcattgtgttgctttttataatttaaaaaaaaaaaatcttagggtACACATGATTTACTCCTAGTAAGAATGattgtaatattaatattattgttttatcaattgtGGAATTAATTAGGAGTTCTAGtttattaaagtttttcttgcttttttatttaaattgaagaaCACCTTCTTTTTATACTAGATAATTATGGCAAAtcttgttttcttaattttatctaCATGATCcttgaattttatgtttagtATCATATGGACCCCTATAGtagactattttaattaattttcataaattaatgaCCAGATTTATTTATCATAACTTTTCCTCAACACAAgaagtgttaaataaaaaacagtTGTCTATTATAAGTccttataaagatatattattagaatccaactcaacctaaactaaTTATTCTTAAATACGTCTCTAGCttgttataaaatataagattaagAAAGAATGGTTTCTTGGAAGCTAGCTTAAAAAATTCTCCATTCCTGCTCGCCTGTCTACTAGTTGCAGGTTGCGTTGATTTTCTTCCAGC
Above is a genomic segment from Mangifera indica cultivar Alphonso chromosome 3, CATAS_Mindica_2.1, whole genome shotgun sequence containing:
- the LOC123210435 gene encoding purple acid phosphatase 15-like — its product is MRMAKQMATSVSTLLVALIASFTCAGGDDSQITTTLDGPFKPYTKPLDKSFRGNAIDLPPTDPRVQRIVHGFEPEQISVSLSSTYDSVWISWITGEFQIGDNIESLDPKSVASVVQYGMLPDPLIHQATGYSQVYNQLYPFEGLQNYTSGIIHHVRLRGLKPDTLYYYQCGDPSIRAVSEIYYFRTMPDSNPRSYPGRIAIVGDLGLTYNTTSTVSHMISNRPDLILLVGDVTYANLYLTNGTGADSYSFSFSSTPIHETYQPRWDYWGRFMQPLVSKVPIMVVEGNHEYEEQAENKTFVAYSSRFAFPHNESGSPSTFYYSFNAGGIHFIMVGAYISYNKSGEQYKWLKRDLAKVNREVTPWLVATWHPPWYSTYTAHYREAECMRVAMEELLYKYGVDIVFNGHVHAYERSNRVYNYTLDPCGPVYITVGDGGNREKMAITHADEDGNCPPPSSTVDKILGGFCAFNFTSGPAAGKFCWDRQPDYSAYRESSFGHGVLEVKNETHALWTWHRNQDMYNSAGDIIFIVRQPERCPVKPRNT